Proteins from a genomic interval of Corythoichthys intestinalis isolate RoL2023-P3 chromosome 3, ASM3026506v1, whole genome shotgun sequence:
- the polr3g gene encoding DNA-directed RNA polymerase III subunit RPC7, producing the protein MAGKGRGVAAFTFNIDALGIGRGNMPEARVGPSPLFPPADFKPVPLKVGEDMDYMLALKQEMRGTMQRMPRNIKFHTNKADVEKYTERYLKQKQIADDEWTPDWNVFPKELMPQKKTGVKAGPKKKKVKITGKDAEEVLNKLDELEKKGDGDKSDEDKPKNKENEGDDDEEEEIEEEEYEEEEVEDNDYIESYFDNGEDFAAGSDDNMDGEATY; encoded by the exons ATGGCGGGGAAGGGGCGTGGGGTGGCTGCGTTCACCTTCAACATTGACGCACTGGGCATAGGCAGAGGCAACATGCCAGAAGCCAGGGTGGGGCCCAGTCCACTCTTTCCT CCCGCTGACTTCAAGCCAGTCCCGCTGAAAGTCGGCGAGGACATGGACTACATGCTGGCTCTCAAACAGGAGATGCGGGGAACCATGCAGCGGATGCCTCGCAACATCAAGTTTCACACCAATAAGGCAG ATGTGGAGAAATACACAGAGAGATACTTGAAGCAGAAACAGATAGCTGACGATGAATGGACACCAG ACTGGAACGTCTTTCCAAAAGAATTGATGCCTCAAAAGAAAACGGGCGTGAAAGCAG gcccaaagaagaaaaaagtgaaGATAACCGGCAAAGATGCAGAAGAAGTCTTGAACAAATTAGAT gaGCTGGAAAAGAAAGGTGACGGTGACAAATCAGATGAGGACAAACCAAAGAACAAAGAAAATGAGGGAGATGATGATGAAGAGGAGGAGATAGAAGAGGAGGAATATGAAGAGGAGGAAGTTGAA GACAACGACTACATCGAGAGCTACTTTGACAACGGTGAAgactttgctgcaggcagtgatGACAACATGGACGGCGAAGCAACATACTAA
- the mblac2 gene encoding metallo-beta-lactamase domain-containing protein 2 yields MSAADWYAHKSLGDGLYWIQERFYQSQNRANIWLLRGSHQDVVIDTGLGLRSLPDYIDAMGLLGKDPQRKNPLLAIATHAHFDHSGGLHQFQQVGVHSAEVEALANGDNYETVTWLSDREIAEAPSPGWRARHYKVKAVQPTHILQEGDVINLGDRQLTVLHMPGHSRGSICLHDADNKLLFSGDVVYDGAMIDWLPYSHVSDYISSCERLVGLVDSEQVDQVLPGHYNTFGAKRLHRIASSYISRAGTCPAKFSTWAWSTVAGVALRASHPRGIC; encoded by the exons ATGTCCGCGGCCGACTGGTACGCCCACAAATCGCTCGGGGACGGACTCTACTGGATCCAGGAACGGTTCTACCAGTCGCAGAACCGGGCTAACATATGGCTGCTACGCGGGTCCCACCAGGACGTGGTCATCGATACGGGACTGGGTTTGAGGAGCTTGCCGGACTACATCGACGCCATGGGGCTGCTGGGCAAGGACCCGCAGCGGAAGAACCCGCTGCTGGCCATCGCCACCCACGCCCACTTCGACCACTCGGGCGGCCTGCATCAGTTCCAACAGGTGGGCGTCCACAGTGCCGAGGTGGAGGCTCTGGCCAACGGGGACAACTACGAGACGGTCACTTGGCTCAGCGACAGGGAGATAGCCGAGGCTCCCAGTCCCGGGTGGAGGGCGAGGCACTATAAAGTCAAGGCTGTGCAGCCCACTCACATCCTGCAGGAAG GTGACGTCATCAATCTGGGCGACAGGCAGTTAACGGTGCTTCACATGCCGGGCCACTCACGGGGCAGCATCTGCCTCCACGACGCCGACAACAAGCTGCTGTTCAGCGGCGACGTGGTGTACGACGGCGCCATGATCGACTGGCTGCCGTACAGCCACGTTAGCGACTACATCAGCAGCTGCGAGCGCCTGGTGGGCCTGGTGGACAGCGAACAG GTGGATCAAGTCCTGCCGGGACACTACAACACCTTCGGCGCCAAACGCCTCCACCGCATCGCCAGCTCGTACATCAGTAGAGCCGGAACGTGCCCTGCCAAGTTCTCTACTTGGGCATGGAGTACAGTAGCTGGCGTGGCACTCAGGGCGTCGCACCCACGTGGCATCTGCTGA